The Lutra lutra chromosome 16, mLutLut1.2, whole genome shotgun sequence genome segment TTAGGGAGAGTGGGGGTGAGAGCcgcgggaggggtgggggagccgGGCCGAGGGGCCCGGGCCGCCAGAGCCGCGGAGCGGGGCAGCTGTCCCCACCCGCGGCCGCCCAGGCTTCCTCCACCGCCAGAGGAGAACCGGCGTTCAGAACGACCGTGCCGCCTCCCCCGGCGAAGATGTCGCTTTCCTAAAGCCCCGACTCGGTCCCTGCCCTGACCCCGAGAAGCCCTGAGCGCGGGCAGCGGCCCCTCATTCAGGCAAGGGGCGGAGCCGGGGCCCAGCGCTGGGGAGAGGGCCTGGGCCGAGATCCCGGGCGGGCCgccggggcagggctgggccggCTCTGGGCGGGGCAGGCGGAGGAGGTGGGCATCCCGGGCCCCCTGGGCAGGAACCCACACCGGACTCGGGGGTGGaagcaggttgggggaggggggcggcgtGACCCCAGCGCGCCCCTCACTCAGTACTGTCTCCCCTTCCCGCCCGCGGGGCGCCCTCAGGCACCATGCTGACCCGCCTGTTCAGCGAGCCCGGTCTCCTCTCGGACGTGCCCAAGTTCGCCAGCTGGGGCGACGGCGACGACGACGAGCCGAGGAGCGACAAGGGCgacgcgccgccgccgccgccgccgcctccgccgggGCCCGGGGCTCCGGGGCCCGCCCGGGCTGCCAAGCCAGTCCCTCTCCGTGCAGACGAGGTGCCGGAGGCCGCGCTGGCCGAGGTCAAGGAGGAAGGCGAGCTGGggggcgaggaggaggaggaagaggaggaggaggaagggctggaCGAGGCAGAGGGCGAGCGGCCCAAGAAGCGCGGGCCCAAGAAGCGCAAGATGACCAAGGCGCGCCTGGAGCGCTCCAAGCTGCGGCGGCAGAAGGCGAACGCGCGGGAGCGCAACCGCATGCACGACCTGAACGCGGCGCTGGACAACCTGCGGAAGGTGGTGCCCTGCTACTCCAAGACGCAGAAGCTGTCCAAGATCGAGACCTTGCGCCTGGCCAAGAACTACATCTGGGCGCTCTCGGAGATCTTGCGCTCCGGCAAGCGGCCCGACCTGGTGTCCTACGTGCAGACGCTGTGTAAGGGTCTGTCGCAGCCCACCACCAACCTGGTGGCCGGCTGCCTGCAGCTCAACTCGCGCAACTTCCTCACGGAGCAGGGCGCCGACGGCACGGGCCGCTTCCATGGCTCGGGTGGCCCGTTCGCCATGCACCCCTACCCGTACCCGTGCTCGCGCCTGGCGGGCGCACAGTGCCAGGCGGCGGGCGGCCTGGGCGGCGGAGCGGCGCACGCCCTGCGGACCCACGGCTACTGCGCCGCCTACGAGACGCTGTATgccgcggcgggcggcggcggcgcgagCCCGGACTACAACAGCTCCGAGTACGAGGGCCCGCTCAGCCCCCCGCTCTGTCTCAATGGCAACTTCTCACTCAAGCAGGACTCGTCGCCCGACCACGAGAAGAGCTACCATTATTCTATGCACTACTCGGCGCTGCCCGGCTCACGGCCCACGGGCCACGGGCTGGTCTTCGGCTCGTCGGCTGTGCGCGGGGGCGTCCACTCGGAGAATCTCTTGTCTTACGATATGCACCTTCACCACGACCGGGGCCCCATGTACGAGGAGCTCAATGCGTTTTTCCATAACTGAGACCTCGCGCctgcccctttctttttcttttgcctttgccCGCACCCTGCCCCCAGTCCCCCCTCCCAGCGCAAGGGGACCCCCACCTATCCTGGCGCCGGGCGCGGGGAGCGGGCCGCCGGTACTGACCCTCTCCTGGGCAGTGCAGTCCTCTTACCTGTGGGGGCCCGTCCCAGGGGCCTCGCTTCCCCCAGGGGACTCGCCTTCTCTCTCCCCAAGgggtttcctcctctttcccagagGTGGTTCTCCAGGGACCCATCTTAGGGCACTCCCAGGAGACCACCCCACATTTCCTAACCCCTACACTTAggtttcctcctccccttcccccctgcaGGCCCAAAGGCATTGGCAAGGGGGCAGCTGAGCTGTGGGATACTGTTTTCCCCCtattgttgttgtcgttgttgttgttattattattatcatcatcgttattattattattattattattattattataacagaCACCGAGCTGCGGAGGCAGAAAGGAGCCGGGCGCCCCCTCTTTCTTGAAGAGGGCATAAGTCAGGGCGCCCGAGTCTGGACCTGGAAcgccctctccccaacccctagTCTCAGCGTTTTGTGAGTTTAATTTTGGCGGGAGGAAGTGTGGattgagaggaaagagagaggccaAGACAATTTGTAACTAGAATCcgtttttcccttttcctttttttaaacaaacaaacatacaaaaaaaaaaaaaaaaaaaaaaagctgagaggCGACGGAGGCCGAACGCAGAGTCCGGATCGGAGAGAAAACGCAGTAAGAACTTTTAGAAGcaataaaaggcaaaaaatactactaccaataataaaaagacacaaatatcTATGCAAGGAGGTTCTGACAGAGCCTagcggcccggcccggccccgggATGCCCCTCCCGGCCCGCGGGCCGCGCCGCCCAAGCGCGGATCTGTGCACTTTGGTGAAATGGGGGCCGgcgccgccccctcccctccccaggttcTTACAATCAGTGACTCGGAGATTTGGGGCCCCAGTGCCACTGCCCTCCTCCGCCCCGTCCCCATTGTGCGtcatgctgttttttaaaaacctgtttccaaatttgtatggaatggCAAACTGTTGGGGGGGTCGGTTTGGGGAGGGAGGGTTTGCAtgagagacacacacacgcacactacACCGCACGCACACGCAAGGCCCCGCGCGGGcgtctgggggcagagggaagagagttcGCGGAACCCTCGCTCCCTGCAAGCAATCCTCATCCCGGGTTGAGGGTGGAGACCAAGACCTAGGGCCAGCCCCGCCCCTGCCCAAATGTGCCTCGGTGGGCGCCAGGCGCCCGGCGATTTCCGGTGGCtggagaggtttttttgttgttttttgtttttgtttttgtttttgttttgtctgaggCGTCCTCTTGGCTCTGGCTagcaggtgggcagggagagggctgagggctctttctggaagtttcccagagaaaggggcaaaaggagaaccTCTCCCCACCAGAGGCAGGAGATCAGGCATCCAAATACACGATGCAAAAAATGCAAACCCACAGGCGACACACCCACACACTTacccacacactcacacgcaaTTTTACCTTCCTCTTGTAGAGAAGATGAAACTCCCGTCGGACACCCGAAGTGCATTGCGTGTTTCTGTTCAGTTTAATGacgattaataaatatttatgtaaatgagATGCAAAGCCGGACCCGGTTTCTCACGGTGGCCTCATTTCATTTGGGGGACTGAGCTGGGGCTCTGGGGGATGGAGACACAGAGTCGAGTGACTGTCCAGAGGCCGGGTACAGTTACCCTGTACATTGCCGAGTGGGATTTCCACCTTATAACCTCTGTCACACCGGTCCACTGGGCACCAAAACAGCTACACTCACTGCCCCTCCCAGACCTTATACAGACTCACACACGCTCCTAGCACAAAGCGTTGCACTAATCTCCTTACACTCCTTCAGTTCCCAAACATGCACATGCACCTCCTTTGAgaacaaaatatctttttatcacttaaaaaacGACCCAGTTGGGAGCAGCCAGTCTTTTTACAACCCTCTGTCCGCTGTTGCAAAAAATAAGTGCATAGAGATAAAGAGACAACCATTTGAACCAGACggggatatttaaaaaaaaaaattataaggttATGAGGATGAACTATTAAAGCagggagtctttttggttttaaatttgtgtttcagTGGACTCAGGGGAATCAGCCCTTTTTAGTCTCAGGAATGCTGAAATCTGTAGTAATGTTGGCGAGGCTGCAGGTGTTCCCAGAGCTACAGGAGGGGTCAGAATGGAGGTGCTCACCTGGAAGAATGGAGCTTGAGGTCGCCATGAGTTTCCCCTGACAGGACAGCAGGAAACCCCTGGTGCATACCTGGACAGCTTCCGTTCTGCCTGGTGCAGCTCCAGACAGAGGGATACCTTCAGTCTAGGAAGGTAGAAGAAGGACACCGCAGAAGAGCTTGCTCTGcccagaattttctttctctgagcctcaggggcATAGGCATCTCTGAACTGACTTCCCTGAAAGGACCTTCCCTTAGACACCGGTGCCCACTGGACCCCTGGAATACTTGGAAGGGCGGGGGTCTAAATCCCAAAGACCACCATCCCAAAGCCTGAACACGGTTAGGAATACTGAAACTGAGCTGTTACTGACACGgcttacttaaattattttaaacatacacaaatacTGTTGCTTGTTTTAGGGCTGAAATGCGGGGGTTGCTGTTGGGGCTGGAACTTGTGGTCAGGCATGCTAAGGCTTTTAAAGATTGGATTCCAGGCCCCCAAATGAGAGCACCCTGACAAAATCTGGAAAGGAGAAGGTAGTTGAAGAAGGAAGCCTTAAATGTGAAAGGGTAGATCGGATTATACTGTCTGACCTTCAGCTCAGCGTCCCCCTTAAGTGACCACTTAAGTGGAGACGATGCCCTCTCTCCTCCACCGCAGGACTCCTGCTGGTGGCCGGAGTCTGGGGCCTTGGAGCTGTCCGCTCCTAGGTGCTGACTCTCATCCAGTCTTGAGCATTCTGGCTGCAGAGGGACGCTGCTTAAGCCGCACAGAGAGAGGCCCTTTCCGACACCCGACCGGAATTCTGAGCAGAATTCTTGCCTAGTTTTTGGAGAATTTCACTGGAATCTTCTCAAAATTTCATTCTAGAATTCTTATAGGATCATATCTCTAAAGTGAGATTAAGAACTGCCTCCTTCCACCTAGGATTCACTTCTCTTGGTGGTCTAAGAGAATTTAATAAACCTCTGAATCATCCCTATTCTTGGGAGAAAGAACTTGACCCACCTTTCTCCCCCACTTCTCAAATGGTGTATGAAGCTAGGCGCAAATCCCAGACTCAGTTCTGGAGTCTGGTCTGCTCATGGCATGGGACAGGCCTGGCAGGGACAACTAGAGAGAAAAGGAACTCGGCACCCATCCCAAGGCCTGAGTCTTATCCTGCCCTG includes the following:
- the NEUROD2 gene encoding neurogenic differentiation factor 2, giving the protein MLTRLFSEPGLLSDVPKFASWGDGDDDEPRSDKGDAPPPPPPPPPGPGAPGPARAAKPVPLRADEVPEAALAEVKEEGELGGEEEEEEEEEEGLDEAEGERPKKRGPKKRKMTKARLERSKLRRQKANARERNRMHDLNAALDNLRKVVPCYSKTQKLSKIETLRLAKNYIWALSEILRSGKRPDLVSYVQTLCKGLSQPTTNLVAGCLQLNSRNFLTEQGADGTGRFHGSGGPFAMHPYPYPCSRLAGAQCQAAGGLGGGAAHALRTHGYCAAYETLYAAAGGGGASPDYNSSEYEGPLSPPLCLNGNFSLKQDSSPDHEKSYHYSMHYSALPGSRPTGHGLVFGSSAVRGGVHSENLLSYDMHLHHDRGPMYEELNAFFHN